Proteins encoded by one window of Macrobrachium rosenbergii isolate ZJJX-2024 chromosome 57, ASM4041242v1, whole genome shotgun sequence:
- the Arl2 gene encoding ADP-ribosylation factor-like protein 2, producing the protein MGLHSILKKLKQKEHEVRLLMLGLDNAGKTTVVKRFCGEDINTISPTYGFNIKTVEHEVDKYGYKLNIWDVGGQNSLRSYWRNYFECTDGLIWVVDSADADRLRDCQQELKKLLEEERLAGATLLVFANKQDLPEALSAEQIKEILDLNSLKTHHWYILPCSAVTGENLVEGIDWLIRDIAARIFTLE; encoded by the exons ATGGGTCTGCACAGCATactgaagaaattaaaacaaaaggaaCATGAAGTTCGCCTCCTTATGTT AGGTTTAGATAATGCTGGAAAGACCACTGTAGTGAAACGTTTTTGTGGGGAAGACATCAATACCATTTCACCAACGTATGGTTTTAATATCAAGACGGTGGAGCATGAAGTTGATAAGTATGG GTATAAATTAAACATATGGGATGTGGGTGGCCAAAATTCCTTACGTTCATATTGGCGTAACTATTTTGAATGCACAGATGGGCTCATATGGGTTGTTGACAGCGCAGATGCTGACCGCCTCAGGGATTGTCAGCAGGAACTGAAGAAATTACTAGAAGAAGAG agGTTAGCAGGAGCCACGCTTCTAGTGTTTGCTAACAAGCAGGATTTGCCAGAAGCATTATCAGCAgaacaaataaaagaa atATTGGATCTTAATAGCCTCAAGACTCATCACTGGTACATCCTACCATGTAGTGCTGTGACAGGAGAGAATCTTGTTGAAGGAATTGATTGGCTGATCAGGGACATTGCTGCAAGAATATTCACTCTGGAGTAA